A single Actinomycetes bacterium DNA region contains:
- the ftsW gene encoding putative lipid II flippase FtsW — translation MAPIAVPDGLARALAARRGRRPTPASGSSYYLLLAVVGTLLAIGLVMVLSSSSVMAFAKTGDSYVYFKKQATWAVAGVAVMLAVSWIDYRRWRRLGAPLLVLSAGMLVFVLVHPRGVSAYGSTRWIAVGGLTFQPAEFAKLSLLLFSADVLVRKERLLGDVRHVLVPVVPVMLLLALLVLAEPDLGTTMLLCSIAFSLLFLAGAPVAVLTGLGLLGLTTAYATLRGYQRARLTSFLDPGADYQAAGYQLIQGRLALGSGGLLGVGLGQSYAKWSFLPNAHTDFIFAIIGEELGLVGSLAVIALFVTLAYAGVRVARRAHDSFGRYLAGGITVWIMVQALVNIGAVVGVLPITGVPLPLVSSGGSSMLVLLAAVGMLLNVARQEAWRSRAAVVATAAPADRRGRRRPAAGSPRRAPAGARPGDGGRPARPPARDGGARQTPAQKARADAARAPARPGPQPTARRPPRPPGDRRRRYQHDT, via the coding sequence ATGGCGCCCATCGCGGTCCCTGACGGGCTCGCCCGCGCCCTGGCCGCGCGCCGGGGGCGGCGGCCCACCCCGGCGTCCGGGTCCAGCTACTACCTGCTGCTCGCGGTGGTCGGCACGCTGCTCGCGATCGGCTTGGTGATGGTGTTGTCGTCCTCCTCGGTGATGGCGTTCGCCAAGACCGGCGACTCCTACGTCTACTTCAAGAAGCAGGCGACCTGGGCGGTGGCCGGGGTCGCGGTGATGCTCGCGGTCAGCTGGATCGACTACCGGCGCTGGCGGCGGCTTGGCGCGCCCCTGCTGGTCCTGTCGGCCGGCATGCTGGTGTTCGTGCTGGTGCACCCGAGGGGAGTCTCCGCCTACGGCTCGACCCGGTGGATCGCGGTTGGCGGGCTCACCTTCCAGCCGGCCGAGTTCGCCAAGCTCTCCCTGCTGCTGTTCTCGGCCGACGTGCTGGTCCGCAAGGAGCGCCTGCTCGGCGACGTCCGCCACGTGCTCGTGCCGGTCGTCCCGGTCATGCTCCTGCTCGCCCTGCTGGTCCTGGCCGAGCCCGACCTCGGCACCACCATGCTGCTCTGCTCGATCGCGTTCAGCCTGCTGTTCCTGGCGGGGGCGCCGGTCGCCGTGCTCACGGGGCTCGGCCTCCTCGGCCTCACCACCGCCTACGCGACCCTGCGCGGCTACCAGCGCGCCCGGCTGACCTCGTTCCTGGACCCCGGGGCCGACTACCAGGCCGCCGGCTACCAGCTCATCCAGGGCCGCCTGGCCCTCGGCTCGGGCGGGCTGCTCGGGGTCGGCCTGGGCCAGTCGTACGCCAAGTGGTCGTTCCTGCCCAACGCCCACACCGACTTCATCTTCGCGATCATCGGCGAGGAGCTGGGCCTGGTCGGCAGCCTCGCGGTCATCGCCCTCTTCGTCACCCTGGCCTACGCCGGCGTGCGGGTGGCCAGGCGTGCCCACGACTCGTTCGGCCGCTACCTGGCCGGCGGCATCACCGTCTGGATCATGGTCCAGGCGCTGGTCAACATCGGCGCGGTGGTCGGCGTGCTGCCCATCACCGGGGTGCCGCTGCCGCTGGTGTCGTCCGGAGGCTCCAGCATGCTCGTGCTCCTGGCCGCGGTCGGCATGCTGCTCAACGTGGCCAGGCAGGAGGCTTGGCGGTCGCGGGCGGCGGTGGTCGCCACGGCCGCGCCGGCCGACCGCCGCGGCCGCCGCCGTCCCGCGGCGGGCTCGCCCCGCCGCGCCCCGGCCGGCGCCCGCCCGGGCGACGGCGGCCGGCCGGCAAGGCCGCCCGCGCGTGATGGTGGGGCACGCCAGACACCGGCCCAGAAGGCGAGGGCGGACGCAGCCCGGGCACCGGCCCGGCCCGGTCCCCAGCCGACCGCGAGGCGGCCGCCCCGCCCCCCGGGCGATCGCCGCAGGAGGTACCAACATGACACCTGA
- the murD gene encoding UDP-N-acetylmuramoyl-L-alanine--D-glutamate ligase produces MAEPRLFSVSGWPGRLKRDWPDRCSPEWFSGLPVLVAGLGRSGRAAARHLAEFGADVTACDDAVRLEVGDLDALGVRTHLGPGAVDLLEGRQLLVVAPGLPERHPVIQAALAAGVPVWSEVELAARVAGSPMVGVTGTNGKTTTTELAAAMLAATGLATVAAGNLGLPLVDAVLAKPRPDAVVVELSSFQLRFCHTLHLAAGAWLNLAPDHLDWHPDLDAYAVAKARVWANQSGGDWSLYAADEPEVAAWAAHASGRPVPFTTGRAEPGGLGVEAGIAVSKVPGLEGGLWRVAALRLPGRHNLANALAASGLALALGAHPAALARAVAAFRAGPHRLAKVAEVRGVTFVNDSKATNPHAAQRAIAAFPRVVWVAGGRNKGLGFDEVVASGLDRLVGVVLLGEAAGELAGALERAGFAGPVVRAASIGEAVTVGFGLAEPGDTVLLAPACASQDMFTDYAERGDAFAASVARLAQRHREGGGGHGAHRGP; encoded by the coding sequence GTGGCTGAGCCGCGGCTGTTCTCCGTGTCGGGCTGGCCAGGTCGCCTGAAGCGCGACTGGCCCGACCGCTGCTCGCCGGAGTGGTTCTCGGGGCTGCCCGTGCTCGTGGCCGGCCTGGGCCGGTCCGGGCGGGCGGCCGCCAGGCACCTGGCCGAGTTCGGCGCCGACGTGACCGCCTGCGACGACGCCGTCCGCCTCGAGGTCGGCGACCTCGACGCGCTCGGGGTCAGGACCCACCTGGGGCCGGGCGCCGTCGACCTGCTCGAGGGGCGCCAGCTCCTGGTCGTCGCCCCCGGGCTGCCCGAGCGCCACCCGGTGATCCAGGCCGCCCTGGCCGCCGGCGTCCCGGTGTGGAGCGAGGTCGAGCTGGCCGCCCGCGTCGCCGGCTCCCCGATGGTCGGGGTCACCGGCACCAACGGCAAGACCACCACCACCGAGCTGGCCGCGGCCATGCTGGCCGCGACGGGCCTCGCCACCGTGGCGGCCGGCAACCTGGGCCTGCCCCTGGTCGACGCCGTGCTGGCCAAGCCGCGGCCGGACGCGGTCGTGGTCGAGCTGTCCAGCTTCCAGCTCCGCTTCTGCCACACCTTGCACCTGGCCGCCGGGGCATGGCTGAACCTCGCCCCCGACCACCTCGACTGGCACCCGGACCTGGACGCCTACGCGGTGGCCAAGGCGCGGGTGTGGGCCAACCAGAGCGGCGGCGACTGGTCGCTCTACGCGGCCGACGAGCCCGAGGTGGCCGCCTGGGCCGCGCACGCCTCCGGCCGGCCGGTACCGTTCACCACCGGCCGGGCCGAGCCCGGCGGGCTCGGGGTCGAGGCCGGCATCGCCGTGTCCAAGGTCCCCGGGCTCGAGGGCGGCCTGTGGCGGGTTGCCGCCCTGCGCCTGCCCGGCCGGCACAACCTGGCCAACGCGCTCGCCGCCTCCGGGCTGGCCCTCGCCCTCGGCGCCCACCCCGCCGCCCTGGCCAGGGCGGTTGCCGCCTTCCGGGCCGGGCCGCACCGGCTGGCCAAGGTGGCCGAGGTGCGCGGGGTGACGTTCGTGAACGACTCCAAGGCGACCAACCCGCACGCCGCCCAGCGCGCCATCGCCGCCTTCCCCCGGGTGGTCTGGGTCGCCGGGGGCCGTAACAAGGGGCTCGGGTTCGACGAGGTGGTTGCCTCCGGGCTCGACCGGCTGGTCGGGGTGGTGCTGCTCGGCGAGGCCGCCGGCGAGCTGGCCGGCGCCCTCGAGCGGGCCGGCTTCGCCGGCCCGGTGGTGCGCGCCGCCTCGATCGGCGAGGCCGTGACGGTCGGGTTCGGCCTGGCCGAGCCGGGCGACACCGTGCTGCTCGCGCCGGCCTGCGCCAGCCAGGACATGTTCACCGACTACGCCGAGCGCGGCGACGCGTTCGCGGCCAGCGTGGCCCGGCTGGCCCAGCGGCACCGGGAGGGGGGCGGCGGCCATGGCGCCCATCGCGGTCCCTGA
- the mraY gene encoding phospho-N-acetylmuramoyl-pentapeptide-transferase, protein MVGILIAAAVALAVGLVGTPLAIRTFRHRELGQLIQVDLPDSHQTKRGTPTMGGTVMILGAVVGYVIVHFFIRVPFTPGGLMVMITMVALGAVGFVDDYLKIRNQRSLGLTKTAKFAGQALAAVGLGMGAWYWADAWRGVSFIRPLAGTALPLVLFLIWVFLIVSATSNGVNLTDGMDGLASGSTVLVVSAYVVIAFWQFRHSCFAPPLNAAGCYRVQSTESLDLAVAAAAMMGATAGFLWWNAPPARIFMGDTGSLALGGTLAALALFTNTQLLLAVLGGIYVVETLSVILQIASFRILHRRVFKMAPIHLHFELSEWPEFTVIVRFWILAGLAVAFGLGLFYAEFIAQGGTSG, encoded by the coding sequence GTGGTCGGCATCCTCATCGCCGCCGCCGTGGCCCTGGCCGTCGGGCTGGTCGGCACCCCGCTCGCCATCCGGACGTTCCGGCACCGCGAGCTCGGCCAGCTCATCCAGGTCGACCTGCCCGACTCCCACCAGACCAAGCGGGGCACCCCGACGATGGGCGGGACGGTGATGATCCTCGGCGCGGTCGTCGGCTACGTGATCGTCCACTTCTTCATCAGGGTGCCGTTCACCCCCGGCGGCCTCATGGTGATGATCACCATGGTCGCCCTGGGCGCGGTCGGTTTCGTCGACGACTACCTGAAGATCCGCAACCAGCGCAGCCTCGGCCTGACCAAGACGGCCAAGTTCGCCGGGCAGGCGCTGGCCGCGGTCGGGCTGGGCATGGGCGCCTGGTACTGGGCCGACGCCTGGCGGGGCGTCTCGTTCATCCGGCCCCTTGCCGGGACCGCCCTGCCCCTCGTCCTGTTCCTGATCTGGGTCTTCCTGATCGTGTCGGCGACCTCCAACGGCGTGAACCTGACCGACGGCATGGACGGGCTCGCCTCTGGCTCGACCGTGCTGGTGGTCAGCGCCTATGTGGTGATCGCCTTCTGGCAGTTCCGCCACTCCTGCTTCGCGCCGCCCCTGAACGCCGCCGGCTGCTACCGCGTCCAGTCCACCGAGTCGCTGGACCTGGCCGTGGCCGCGGCCGCGATGATGGGCGCGACCGCCGGCTTCCTGTGGTGGAACGCGCCCCCGGCCCGGATCTTCATGGGCGACACCGGCTCGCTGGCGCTCGGCGGCACCCTCGCCGCGCTCGCCCTGTTCACCAACACCCAGCTCCTGCTCGCCGTGCTCGGCGGGATCTACGTGGTGGAGACCCTGTCGGTGATCCTGCAGATCGCCTCGTTCCGCATCCTGCACCGCCGCGTGTTCAAGATGGCCCCCATCCACCTGCACTTCGAGCTGTCGGAGTGGCCCGAGTTCACCGTGATCGTGCGGTTCTGGATCCTCGCCGGGCTGGCCGTGGCCTTCGGCCTCGGCCTGTTCTACGCCGAGTTCATCGCCCAGGGGGGGACCAGTGGCTGA
- the murF gene encoding UDP-N-acetylmuramoyl-tripeptide--D-alanyl-D-alanine ligase — protein sequence MISLTLAEVAVAARGAVCDADPATLVTGLSTDSRETSPGSLFVALRGSRTDGARHAGQALVAGAVACLARPGAVTGGPRVEVADPLAALAAVAGEVRARSGARVVGITGSVGKTTTKDLLAAVLATRFETVANLASFNNEVGLPLTLARLEPSTEALVVEMGARGPGHIAMLARLARPGVGVVLNVGEAHVGLYGSRQAVAEAKAELVVGLPGDGVAVLNADDPLVAAMAARTAARVVTFGLGAGADVRGEGVELDGQGRAVFRLVAGGVGADVALPVVGEHLVSDALAAAAAAGVLGMGPEEVAAGLGKASLSPARMQVTRRADGLTVINDAYNANPTSMAAGLKALAAAGSGGRRTVAVLGEMAELGDTALAEHDRIGRLVARLGIDRLVGVGELGQVIVRAARMEGMWPEEAVAAADADAALAAVEQALGTGPGDVVLVKASRVVALDRVAERLLDGPGGSG from the coding sequence GTGATCAGCCTCACCCTGGCTGAGGTGGCCGTCGCGGCCAGGGGCGCGGTGTGCGACGCCGACCCTGCGACGCTGGTCACCGGTCTGTCCACCGACTCCAGGGAGACCTCCCCGGGCAGCCTGTTCGTCGCCCTGCGGGGCAGCCGCACCGACGGTGCCCGCCATGCCGGCCAGGCCCTCGTCGCCGGTGCCGTGGCCTGCCTGGCGCGCCCCGGCGCGGTCACCGGGGGCCCTCGGGTCGAGGTCGCCGACCCGCTCGCCGCGCTGGCCGCGGTGGCCGGCGAGGTGCGCGCCCGGTCGGGCGCCCGGGTCGTCGGGATCACCGGCTCGGTCGGCAAGACCACCACCAAGGACCTGCTCGCCGCCGTCCTGGCCACCCGCTTCGAGACCGTCGCCAACCTGGCCTCGTTCAACAACGAGGTGGGCCTGCCCCTCACCCTGGCCCGGCTGGAGCCCTCCACCGAGGCCCTCGTGGTCGAGATGGGCGCCCGCGGCCCCGGCCACATCGCCATGCTCGCCCGGCTGGCGCGCCCGGGTGTCGGCGTCGTCCTCAACGTCGGCGAGGCCCACGTCGGGCTGTACGGCTCCCGGCAGGCCGTCGCAGAGGCCAAGGCCGAGCTGGTGGTGGGGCTCCCGGGCGACGGCGTGGCCGTGCTGAACGCCGACGACCCGCTGGTGGCCGCCATGGCCGCGCGGACCGCGGCCCGGGTCGTGACCTTCGGCCTGGGTGCCGGCGCCGACGTGCGTGGCGAGGGGGTGGAGCTCGACGGCCAGGGCCGGGCCGTGTTCCGGCTGGTCGCCGGGGGCGTGGGCGCCGACGTCGCCCTGCCCGTCGTGGGGGAGCACCTGGTCTCCGACGCGCTCGCCGCCGCGGCCGCCGCCGGCGTGCTCGGCATGGGCCCGGAGGAGGTCGCGGCCGGGCTCGGCAAGGCCAGCCTGTCGCCCGCGCGGATGCAGGTGACCCGACGGGCGGACGGCCTCACGGTCATCAACGACGCCTACAACGCCAACCCGACCTCGATGGCGGCCGGGCTCAAGGCGCTCGCCGCCGCCGGCAGCGGCGGCCGGCGGACCGTGGCCGTGCTCGGCGAGATGGCCGAGCTGGGCGACACCGCCCTGGCCGAGCACGACCGCATCGGCCGCCTGGTTGCCCGGCTCGGCATCGACCGCCTGGTCGGGGTGGGCGAGCTCGGCCAGGTGATCGTGCGCGCGGCCCGCATGGAGGGCATGTGGCCCGAGGAGGCCGTGGCGGCCGCCGACGCCGACGCCGCCCTGGCCGCCGTCGAGCAGGCGCTCGGCACCGGCCCGGGCGACGTCGTCCTGGTCAAGGCGAGCCGGGTGGTCGCCCTGGACCGGGTCGCCGAGCGCCTGCTCGACGGGCCGGGCGGGAGCGGCTGA